The Allocatelliglobosispora scoriae genome contains a region encoding:
- a CDS encoding cation:proton antiporter, translated as MVIAAPISPLAPHPLLVFLVGLVVLLLLAKLLGRLAERLGMPAIVGELITGLLIGPSLLGHFAPQISGWLLPAVPEQIHLLDAVGQLGVLLLVGITGTHLDLGMLRRQGGTAALVSLCGLIIPLGLGILLGANLPASVTKGGWVFALFLGVAMCVSAIPVIAKTLSDMKLLHRNIGQLTLAAGMIDDAVGWLLLSVVAAAATVGVSMGNVTLSVVYLVGFVILAATLGRVLVRKVMTAASKSEESGPAVAAAVIIVLLGAVTTHSLGMEPVFGAFVAGILITTSPAAQVRLAPLRTVVLSVLAPLFLATAGLRMDLTALFDPTIALTGLAVLAVAIIGKFAGAYLGARLSKLSPWEGIALGAGMNARGVIEVIVALTGLRLGVLNTATYTIIVLVAIVTSLMAPPLLRLSMKRVAHTEDERLRKIDHDTWHGVRGGRTESATDGPDLVAHQAAA; from the coding sequence ATGGTCATTGCGGCTCCCATATCTCCACTGGCGCCCCATCCCCTACTCGTTTTCCTCGTCGGTCTCGTCGTTCTGCTCCTCCTCGCCAAGCTGCTCGGTCGGCTGGCGGAGCGCCTCGGGATGCCCGCGATCGTCGGTGAGCTCATCACCGGACTGCTGATCGGGCCGTCCCTGCTCGGCCACTTCGCCCCGCAGATCTCGGGTTGGCTGCTCCCCGCCGTGCCGGAGCAGATCCACCTCCTCGACGCGGTCGGCCAGCTCGGCGTCCTGCTCCTCGTCGGCATCACCGGTACCCACCTCGACCTCGGCATGCTGCGCCGCCAGGGCGGGACGGCGGCGCTGGTGAGCCTCTGCGGCCTGATCATCCCCCTCGGGCTCGGCATCCTGCTCGGCGCCAACCTGCCCGCCTCGGTCACGAAGGGCGGCTGGGTCTTCGCGCTCTTCCTCGGCGTCGCGATGTGCGTCTCCGCGATCCCGGTCATCGCCAAGACCCTGTCGGACATGAAGCTGCTGCACCGCAACATCGGCCAGCTCACCCTCGCGGCGGGCATGATCGACGACGCGGTCGGCTGGCTGCTGCTCTCCGTCGTCGCCGCCGCCGCCACGGTCGGCGTCAGCATGGGCAACGTGACGCTCTCGGTCGTCTACCTCGTCGGCTTCGTCATCCTCGCCGCGACGCTGGGCCGGGTGCTCGTCCGCAAGGTCATGACGGCCGCCTCGAAGTCCGAGGAGTCCGGCCCGGCCGTCGCCGCAGCCGTCATCATCGTGCTGCTCGGCGCGGTGACCACCCACTCCCTCGGCATGGAGCCGGTCTTCGGCGCCTTCGTGGCGGGCATCCTGATCACGACCTCGCCCGCCGCCCAGGTACGCCTCGCGCCGCTGCGGACCGTGGTGCTCTCCGTGCTCGCCCCGCTCTTCCTCGCCACCGCCGGCCTGCGGATGGACCTGACCGCCCTCTTCGACCCGACGATCGCCCTCACCGGTCTCGCCGTGCTCGCCGTCGCGATCATCGGCAAGTTCGCCGGCGCCTACCTGGGTGCCCGGTTGAGCAAGCTCAGCCCCTGGGAGGGGATCGCCCTCGGGGCCGGCATGAACGCGCGGGGCGTCATCGAGGTCATCGTCGCCCTCACCGGTCTGCGCCTCGGCGTCCTCAACACCGCGACCTACACGATCATCGTGCTCGTCGCCATCGTCACCTCGCTGATGGCACCGCCGCTGCTGCGCCTGTCGATGAAGCGGGTGGCGCACACCGAGGACGAGCGCCTGCGCAAGATCGATCACGACACGTGGCACGGCGTACGCGGAGGTCGCACCGAGTCGGCCACCGACGGCCCGGACCTCGTCGCACACCAGGCAGCGGCGTAG